From Gemmatimonadaceae bacterium, the proteins below share one genomic window:
- a CDS encoding S9 family peptidase, with the protein MRIPRLARRLALLLLVAPIALSAQARKPLTQDTYDLWRTILQPTLSADGRWAVYTLSPTVGDGELIARSTSGSTEYRVPRGSTGRPLQSVAGSAFSPQAAQVTGDSRHVLFLQYPAQAALDSARARRARAADQPRNGLAILSLADGDVTRIERVRGFQVARDGGRFVAYQVEADSAAGGAGGGAAGAGGAARGAGRGAAAAGDSARPPARRKDSGSTLVIRDLASGAETRVEHVSNYELHDSERWLAYTVVSNDSTVKDGAYVRELSTGTVTALKEGTGNYRSLAFDEAGTQLAFITDADQWGQETVRFAAYHAALTGPRGRGGPQAASRIVAASDVPDGMQLAERARVAFVKDGGVLQLGISKVLPDSIPQDSLTDKALVDLWHWQDTRPQPMQRLQAGQDRNRQYTAVYHVASKRFRPLANEDMPNVTLSDDGRSAVATTNVPYALEAAYGEGGNDVYVINTTTGEARKVATRIRGGGQLSPGGRYVAWWENGQWQVHDIAGNRTRTVTAGIPDVKFERETHDTPSEPTPWGIGGWTGNDQHVLIYDRYDVWEIDPAGTRVARNLTDGVGRRENLTFRLIDLEPEERAYDASKPLTLRTFNNRTKEAGVYRDRVAAASQPERVMMAPKSWPVLRKARNAEQYLATRADHREYPDLWTGPSFTQLTKISNAMPEQSQYLWGNVELTYWLNSDGVPMEGLLYTPEGFDRTKQYPMLVYFYEQLSDNLHNYTRPAGRNIINPTVYTSLGYVVFMPNIHYTEGYPGPSSVKSIVPGVQSLIAKGFVDPKRIGIGGQSWGGYQTAYIITQTNLFAAAVPNATVINMTSAYGGIRWGSGVERAIVNYERGQSRIGGSLWEYPERYIENSPLFFLDRQTTPVLFMANDNDGAVPWYQGIEYWVAMRRLGKEAYMVNYIGDEHNPRKYANQKDIDRRMQEFFANKLLGAPAPDWMKSGIPFLERGRDQLNR; encoded by the coding sequence GTGCGAATCCCTCGCCTCGCCCGCCGCCTCGCGTTGCTGCTGCTCGTCGCGCCGATCGCGCTCTCGGCGCAGGCGCGCAAGCCGCTGACGCAGGACACTTACGATCTCTGGCGCACGATCCTGCAGCCGACGCTCTCCGCTGATGGGCGCTGGGCCGTGTACACGCTGTCGCCGACAGTGGGCGATGGCGAACTGATTGCGCGTTCCACGTCCGGCAGCACGGAGTACCGCGTGCCCCGCGGCTCCACGGGGCGGCCGCTGCAGTCGGTTGCCGGATCCGCGTTCTCGCCGCAGGCCGCGCAGGTGACGGGCGATTCACGCCACGTGCTCTTCCTGCAGTATCCCGCGCAGGCTGCGTTGGACTCAGCCCGCGCGCGCCGTGCACGCGCGGCCGACCAGCCGCGGAACGGCCTTGCCATCCTCTCGCTGGCTGACGGCGACGTGACGCGCATTGAGCGCGTGCGGGGCTTCCAGGTCGCGCGCGATGGTGGACGCTTTGTCGCGTATCAGGTCGAGGCCGATTCGGCGGCAGGTGGAGCAGGTGGTGGAGCGGCCGGAGCAGGCGGCGCGGCCCGTGGGGCAGGGCGTGGCGCTGCCGCAGCCGGCGATTCCGCGCGTCCGCCCGCCCGGCGCAAGGACAGCGGCAGCACGCTGGTCATTCGCGACCTGGCCAGCGGCGCCGAGACACGCGTGGAGCACGTGAGCAACTACGAGCTGCACGACTCCGAGCGCTGGCTGGCCTACACCGTGGTCTCGAACGACAGCACCGTAAAGGACGGCGCCTACGTCCGTGAGCTCTCGACGGGCACCGTGACGGCACTCAAGGAAGGTACGGGCAACTATCGCAGTCTCGCGTTCGACGAGGCCGGCACGCAGCTCGCGTTCATCACGGATGCCGACCAGTGGGGGCAGGAGACGGTGCGCTTCGCGGCGTACCACGCCGCACTGACTGGCCCGCGTGGGCGCGGCGGTCCGCAGGCCGCTTCGCGCATCGTCGCGGCCAGCGATGTCCCCGACGGCATGCAACTCGCCGAGCGCGCACGCGTGGCGTTCGTGAAGGACGGCGGCGTGCTGCAGCTCGGCATCTCGAAGGTCCTGCCCGATTCGATCCCGCAGGACTCGTTGACCGACAAGGCCCTCGTGGACCTCTGGCACTGGCAGGACACGCGTCCGCAGCCGATGCAGCGCCTGCAGGCCGGGCAGGATCGCAATCGCCAGTACACGGCGGTCTACCACGTGGCGAGCAAGCGCTTCCGGCCGCTGGCCAATGAGGATATGCCGAACGTCACGCTGTCGGATGACGGGCGCAGCGCGGTGGCGACGACGAACGTGCCCTACGCACTGGAAGCCGCGTACGGCGAGGGCGGCAACGATGTCTATGTGATCAACACCACGACCGGCGAGGCGCGAAAGGTCGCGACGCGCATTCGCGGCGGTGGCCAGCTCTCGCCGGGTGGCCGCTACGTGGCTTGGTGGGAAAACGGGCAGTGGCAGGTGCACGACATCGCGGGCAACCGCACGCGCACGGTGACGGCAGGCATCCCCGACGTGAAGTTCGAGCGCGAGACGCACGACACGCCCTCCGAGCCGACGCCCTGGGGCATCGGCGGCTGGACGGGCAACGACCAGCACGTGCTGATCTACGATCGCTATGACGTGTGGGAGATCGATCCGGCCGGCACGCGCGTGGCACGCAACCTGACCGACGGCGTGGGGCGGCGCGAGAACCTCACCTTCCGGTTGATCGACCTCGAGCCCGAGGAGCGCGCCTACGACGCGTCCAAGCCGCTGACGCTGCGCACGTTCAACAACCGCACGAAGGAAGCTGGCGTGTACCGCGACCGGGTGGCGGCGGCCTCGCAGCCCGAGCGCGTGATGATGGCGCCGAAGTCCTGGCCGGTGCTGCGCAAGGCGCGCAATGCGGAGCAGTACCTCGCCACACGGGCGGACCATCGCGAATATCCGGATCTCTGGACCGGCCCGAGCTTCACGCAGCTCACGAAGATCTCCAACGCGATGCCCGAGCAGTCGCAGTACCTCTGGGGCAACGTGGAGCTGACGTACTGGCTCAACAGCGATGGCGTGCCGATGGAGGGCCTGCTGTACACGCCGGAGGGCTTCGACCGCACGAAGCAGTATCCGATGCTCGTCTACTTCTACGAGCAACTGTCGGACAACCTGCACAACTACACGCGGCCCGCCGGCCGCAACATCATCAACCCGACGGTCTACACCTCGCTGGGCTACGTGGTGTTCATGCCGAACATCCACTACACCGAGGGCTACCCGGGCCCGAGCTCGGTCAAGAGCATCGTCCCGGGTGTGCAGAGCCTCATCGCCAAGGGCTTCGTGGACCCGAAGCGCATTGGCATCGGCGGCCAGAGCTGGGGCGGCTACCAGACCGCCTACATCATCACGCAGACGAACCTCTTTGCCGCCGCGGTGCCGAACGCCACGGTGATCAACATGACCTCGGCCTACGGCGGCATCCGCTGGGGTTCGGGCGTGGAGCGCGCGATCGTGAACTACGAGCGCGGCCAGAGCCGCATCGGTGGGTCGCTGTGGGAATACCCGGAGCGCTACATCGAGAACTCGCCGCTGTTCTTCCTGGACCGCCAGACGACGCCGGTGCTCTTCATGGCCAACGACAACGACGGCGCGGTGCCGTGGTACCAGGGCATTGAGTACTGGGTCGCGATGCGCCGTCTGGGCAAGGAGGCGTACATGGTCAACTACATCGGCGACGAACACAACCCGCGGAAGTACGCCAACCAGAAGGACATCGACCGGCGCATGCAGGAGTTCTTCGCCAACAAGTTGCTCGGCGCGCCGGCGCCCGACTGGATGAAGTCGGGCATCCCGTTCCTCGAGCGGGGGCGGGATCAGTTGAACCGGTAG
- the speA gene encoding biosynthetic arginine decarboxylase, whose product MTSTSRPDQAAAPAKAAPAPEESRAWSIEQAKALYNIEGWGDGFFDVNAKGRVVVRPDRSQPERTLDLFELAHDLEAQGVGLPVLLRFSEILKARIEMLHDRFARAIEEFQYEGRYTTVYPIKVNQQRHVVEEIVEFGTATGVGLECGSKPELQAVLALSDRTDHLIICNGYKDEEFMRLALMGQRLGHTVIIVIEQVSELEVLLPVAEELKITPTIGVRIKLSSEGSGRWAQSGGEKSKFGLTSAQLMQVIDRLKATGNESWLKLIHFHLGSQITDIRFIKRGLQEVSRFYVELRRLGLDIKWVDVGGGLGVDYDGTQSTSQASMNYSAQEYANDIVYTLAETCREESLPFPDIISESGRALTAHHALMLLSVIDVESANDPSPPTLTDDDHALLHEMSEDLKTVSRKNVSMRRIREIYHDAVFDKEKAQQLFASGVLSLRERALAEQYYLCTLNAVAKVVNGKRESFDDIIRDLDAALVDRYFANFSLFQSLPDNWAIDQLFPIMPIHRLHEEPTRRGTIQDVTCDSDGKIDRFIGGRDGQPSLPLHVFRDGEAYILGIFLTGAYQEILGDLHNLFGDTNAVHIRLRGDAYEVTHLVHGDTVTEVLNYVQFRASDLLATFRRKVQSARGLSRDEANLFIAEYVAGLEGYTYLEGEAAR is encoded by the coding sequence ATGACGTCCACCTCTCGACCCGACCAAGCCGCCGCGCCGGCCAAGGCCGCGCCAGCCCCCGAGGAATCGCGGGCCTGGTCGATCGAGCAGGCCAAGGCCCTCTATAACATCGAGGGCTGGGGCGACGGATTCTTTGACGTCAACGCCAAGGGCCGCGTCGTCGTGCGTCCAGACCGCAGCCAGCCCGAGCGCACGCTCGACCTGTTCGAGCTTGCCCACGACCTCGAGGCCCAGGGCGTCGGCCTGCCGGTGCTCTTGCGCTTCAGCGAGATCCTCAAGGCGCGCATCGAGATGCTGCACGACCGCTTCGCGCGCGCCATCGAGGAGTTCCAGTACGAGGGGCGCTACACCACGGTCTATCCGATCAAGGTCAACCAGCAGCGCCACGTGGTGGAGGAGATCGTCGAGTTCGGTACCGCGACCGGCGTCGGCCTCGAGTGCGGCTCCAAGCCAGAGCTGCAGGCGGTGCTCGCGCTCAGCGACCGCACCGACCACTTGATCATCTGCAACGGCTACAAGGACGAGGAGTTCATGCGCCTCGCCTTGATGGGCCAGCGGCTGGGGCACACGGTCATCATCGTCATCGAGCAGGTCAGTGAGCTCGAGGTGCTGCTGCCAGTCGCCGAGGAGCTCAAGATCACGCCCACCATCGGCGTGCGCATCAAGCTCTCCAGCGAGGGCTCGGGCCGCTGGGCGCAGTCCGGCGGCGAGAAATCCAAGTTCGGGCTTACCTCGGCGCAGCTGATGCAGGTCATCGACCGGCTGAAGGCCACGGGCAACGAGTCCTGGCTCAAGCTGATCCACTTCCACTTGGGCTCGCAGATCACCGACATCCGGTTCATCAAGCGCGGCCTGCAGGAAGTGAGTCGCTTCTATGTGGAGCTGCGGCGACTTGGGCTGGACATCAAGTGGGTGGACGTCGGCGGCGGACTGGGTGTGGACTACGACGGCACGCAGTCCACCTCGCAGGCCTCGATGAACTACTCGGCGCAGGAGTACGCGAATGACATCGTGTATACCTTGGCCGAGACTTGTCGCGAGGAGTCGCTGCCGTTCCCGGACATCATCTCGGAGTCCGGGCGTGCCCTGACGGCCCACCACGCGCTGATGCTGCTCAGCGTGATCGACGTGGAGTCGGCCAACGATCCCTCGCCGCCCACGCTCACCGACGACGACCACGCGCTGTTGCACGAGATGAGCGAGGACCTGAAGACGGTCTCGCGCAAGAACGTCTCGATGCGGCGCATCCGCGAGATCTACCACGACGCCGTCTTCGACAAGGAGAAGGCGCAGCAGCTCTTTGCCTCGGGCGTGCTCTCGTTGCGCGAGCGGGCCCTGGCCGAGCAGTACTACCTCTGCACGCTGAATGCGGTCGCCAAGGTCGTGAACGGCAAGCGGGAGTCCTTCGACGACATCATCCGCGACCTCGATGCCGCCCTGGTGGACCGCTACTTCGCCAACTTCTCGCTGTTCCAGTCGCTGCCCGACAATTGGGCCATCGACCAGCTGTTCCCCATCATGCCCATCCACCGGTTGCACGAGGAGCCGACGCGGCGGGGCACGATCCAGGACGTCACCTGCGACTCCGACGGCAAGATCGACCGCTTCATCGGCGGGCGCGATGGCCAGCCCTCCCTGCCACTGCACGTCTTCCGCGACGGCGAGGCCTACATCCTCGGCATCTTCCTCACGGGCGCCTACCAGGAGATTCTCGGCGACTTGCACAATCTGTTCGGGGACACGAATGCCGTGCACATCCGTCTGCGAGGCGACGCCTACGAGGTGACACACCTCGTGCACGGTGATACCGTGACAGAAGTGTTGAACTACGTGCAGTTCCGTGCGTCCGACCTCTTGGCGACGTTCCGGCGCAAGGTGCAGTCGGCGCGCGGCCTCTCGCGCGACGAAGCCAACCTGTTCATCGCCGAGTACGTGGCGGGGTTGGAGGGCTACACGTATCTCGAGGGTGAGGCGGCGCGATAG
- a CDS encoding superoxide dismutase, giving the protein MAHTLPALPYAANALEPHIDAQTMEIHHGKHHQAYVNNLNAAIEKAPEIAGWSLDQICADIANVPEAVRTAVRNNGGGHWNHSLFWATMAPKAGGEPGGDLGGAIKSAFGDFAKFRDAFKAQATGRFGSGWAWLVAAKDGSVTVESTPNQNNPLMEGKHALLGLDVWEHAYYLKYQNRRPDYIDAWWNVVDWSAVAKRYASR; this is encoded by the coding sequence ATGGCACACACGCTTCCTGCCCTGCCCTACGCCGCCAACGCGCTCGAGCCGCACATCGACGCGCAGACGATGGAGATCCATCACGGCAAGCATCACCAGGCCTACGTCAACAACCTGAACGCGGCGATCGAGAAGGCGCCGGAGATTGCGGGTTGGTCGCTGGACCAGATCTGCGCCGACATCGCGAACGTGCCGGAGGCGGTGCGCACGGCGGTGCGCAACAACGGCGGCGGCCACTGGAACCACTCGCTGTTCTGGGCGACGATGGCCCCCAAGGCGGGCGGCGAGCCCGGCGGCGACCTCGGCGGCGCGATCAAGTCGGCGTTTGGCGACTTCGCCAAGTTCCGCGACGCCTTCAAGGCGCAGGCGACGGGTCGCTTCGGCTCGGGCTGGGCCTGGCTCGTGGCGGCCAAGGATGGCAGCGTGACGGTCGAGAGCACGCCGAACCAGAACAATCCCCTGATGGAAGGCAAGCACGCGCTGCTCGGCCTCGATGTCTGGGAGCACGCCTACTATCTCAAGTACCAGAACCGCCGGCCGGACTACATCGACGCCTGGTGGAACGTGGTGGACTGGTCGGCGGTGGCCAAGCGGTACGCGTCGCGCTGA
- a CDS encoding cation:proton antiporter, with product MPFLLAATGEAAGFEHLLLVLVATIAATKLFGEIAQRIGQPAVLGELIAGVVLGGSVLGLFNPDDAVLHSLGELGVLILLFQIGLHTDLRSLAKVGSTALFAGLVGVILPFMGGVFVSQAMGVDLMPSIVIGAALTATSIGISARVLSDLGQLRTPEGQVVLGAAVFDDVIGLIILSIVASMVAGDGVTLGSIVTTSAVAIGFVVVAIAAGSVAIPPLFKLVERIQVTGALGTIALGFALLLAWLAAQSGSAMIIGAFAAGLILHPTPQRKDIEKSATQFGFFFVPLFFASVGASVDLGALFTQEAMVIGSLLIIVGVVGKVVAGYAPWWFKGNKLLVGVALVPRGEVGLIFAKLGLMAGVLTNARFGALMLMVVVTTFLTPPILGAIAARREPNVLDAADQSGIDDLVVGSHRRQSKTPPPPMPPSH from the coding sequence GTGCCGTTCCTCCTCGCCGCGACTGGCGAGGCTGCTGGCTTCGAGCACCTGCTGCTCGTGCTCGTCGCGACGATCGCTGCGACAAAGCTGTTCGGCGAGATCGCGCAGCGCATTGGCCAGCCGGCCGTGCTCGGCGAGCTCATCGCCGGCGTTGTGCTTGGCGGCAGTGTGCTCGGGTTGTTCAACCCCGACGATGCGGTGCTGCACTCCCTGGGTGAACTGGGTGTGCTCATCCTGCTCTTCCAGATCGGCCTGCACACCGACCTGCGCTCGCTGGCCAAGGTGGGTTCCACGGCGCTGTTCGCCGGACTCGTCGGCGTGATCCTGCCCTTCATGGGTGGCGTGTTCGTGTCGCAGGCGATGGGCGTGGACCTGATGCCCAGCATCGTGATCGGGGCGGCGCTCACGGCCACATCCATCGGCATCTCGGCACGCGTGCTGTCGGACCTGGGTCAGCTCCGGACGCCCGAGGGCCAAGTGGTGCTCGGCGCCGCGGTCTTTGACGACGTGATCGGACTGATCATCCTCTCGATCGTCGCCAGCATGGTGGCCGGTGACGGCGTGACACTTGGCAGCATCGTGACGACCTCGGCCGTGGCCATCGGGTTCGTCGTGGTGGCGATTGCCGCCGGCAGCGTGGCCATTCCGCCGCTGTTCAAGCTGGTGGAGCGCATCCAGGTCACGGGCGCGCTGGGCACGATCGCCCTCGGCTTCGCGCTGCTGCTGGCCTGGCTGGCGGCGCAGTCGGGTTCGGCGATGATCATCGGCGCGTTTGCCGCGGGTCTCATCCTGCACCCGACGCCGCAGCGCAAGGACATCGAAAAGAGCGCGACGCAGTTCGGCTTCTTCTTCGTGCCCCTGTTCTTCGCGTCCGTCGGTGCCTCGGTGGATCTCGGGGCGTTGTTCACGCAGGAGGCGATGGTCATCGGCAGCCTGCTGATCATCGTCGGCGTGGTGGGCAAGGTGGTCGCTGGCTACGCGCCCTGGTGGTTCAAGGGCAACAAGCTGCTGGTGGGCGTGGCCCTGGTGCCGCGCGGTGAGGTGGGCCTGATCTTCGCCAAGCTTGGCCTCATGGCCGGCGTACTGACGAACGCGCGCTTCGGCGCCCTGATGCTGATGGTCGTGGTCACCACCTTCCTGACGCCGCCTATCCTCGGCGCCATCGCGGCCCGTCGTGAGCCGAACGTGCTCGACGCGGCGGACCAGAGCGGCATCGACGACCTCGTCGTCGGCAGCCATCGCCGGCAGTCCAAGACGCCTCCGCCGCCGATGCCGCCGTCGCACTAG
- a CDS encoding cytochrome c3 family protein, which translates to MTGRSKWVLIPGIATIAVVVTMLSAYAGSQTAADAAQPAAQETATQAANREAAGKAKPGPWAYSGASGYTFYVGGGMGRSPEQPVKFPHPVHVNSLQMNCAFCHNAAGQSPDPGLPAVGTCMACHTLVGGDRPEIQKLQAYWNARQPVPWVRVHKVPEYVHFPHMRHVNAGVTCQTCHGQVNNMQQVFQAQSLNMGWCVQCHVNGYSPAEGMRAAGQEPDSATLALPRKKASYDCATCHY; encoded by the coding sequence ATGACTGGTCGTAGCAAGTGGGTTCTGATTCCCGGCATCGCGACCATCGCGGTAGTCGTGACGATGCTCTCCGCCTATGCGGGCTCCCAGACGGCGGCCGACGCGGCCCAGCCCGCAGCGCAGGAGACGGCGACGCAGGCGGCGAATCGTGAAGCGGCCGGCAAGGCCAAGCCAGGTCCCTGGGCCTACAGCGGCGCCTCGGGCTACACCTTCTATGTAGGTGGCGGCATGGGCCGCTCGCCCGAGCAGCCGGTGAAGTTCCCGCACCCGGTGCACGTGAACTCGCTGCAGATGAACTGCGCGTTCTGCCACAACGCCGCGGGACAGTCGCCCGACCCGGGTCTCCCGGCGGTCGGCACCTGCATGGCCTGCCACACGCTGGTCGGTGGCGATCGCCCCGAGATCCAGAAGCTGCAGGCCTATTGGAACGCCCGTCAGCCCGTGCCCTGGGTGCGCGTGCACAAGGTGCCGGAGTACGTGCACTTCCCGCACATGCGCCACGTGAACGCCGGCGTGACCTGCCAGACCTGCCACGGGCAGGTGAACAACATGCAGCAGGTCTTCCAGGCCCAGTCGCTCAACATGGGCTGGTGCGTGCAGTGCCACGTGAACGGGTACTCGCCCGCCGAGGGCATGCGCGCCGCGGGTCAGGAACCCGACTCCGCCACGCTCGCGCTGCCGCGCAAGAAGGCGTCGTACGACTGCGCCACCTGCCACTACTAG
- a CDS encoding VTT domain-containing protein has protein sequence MEFLTDLLAQLRDLESLVATAGYVGVTAIIFIETGLLFPFLPGDSLLVTAGLVAAAHDPLVNLNVWTLGALCSGAAIIGDQIAYAIGRRSGAALFTRPDSRWFKQEHLRAAHDFYERHGGKTIILARFMPFARTFAPVVAGAAKMHYPTFVFYNVIGGLLWIWSMLLTGYYVVKLVPGLEHHVEKLIIGIILLSITPGIYGWWKSRSNRGKAMPSPDSPRTS, from the coding sequence ATGGAATTCCTGACCGACCTGCTGGCGCAGCTGCGCGACCTCGAGTCGCTGGTCGCAACCGCTGGCTATGTGGGCGTGACCGCGATCATCTTCATCGAGACGGGCCTGCTCTTCCCGTTCCTGCCCGGCGATTCGTTGTTGGTGACCGCGGGCCTCGTGGCCGCCGCGCACGACCCGCTGGTGAACCTCAACGTCTGGACGCTCGGCGCGCTCTGCAGTGGCGCCGCCATCATCGGCGACCAGATCGCGTATGCCATCGGTCGGCGCTCCGGCGCGGCGCTGTTCACGCGGCCGGACTCGCGCTGGTTCAAGCAGGAACATTTGCGCGCCGCGCATGATTTCTACGAGCGTCACGGCGGCAAGACGATCATCCTCGCGCGCTTCATGCCCTTCGCGCGAACGTTCGCCCCCGTGGTGGCCGGGGCCGCCAAGATGCACTATCCCACGTTCGTGTTCTACAACGTGATCGGCGGCCTGCTCTGGATCTGGTCGATGTTGTTGACCGGATACTACGTGGTGAAGTTGGTCCCAGGCCTCGAGCACCACGTCGAGAAGTTGATCATCGGCATCATCCTGCTGTCCATCACGCCCGGCATCTACGGCTGGTGGAAGTCGCGGTCCAACCGCGGCAAGGCGATGCCTTCACCTGATTCCCCGAGGACGTCCTGA
- a CDS encoding c-type cytochrome, giving the protein MRFLRIIGFALSGLLLLVAVAVAGLYVWTNKELKATVPDRTHAFTAPTGDSAVARGEHVTKALAKCADCHGQDYGGLVMVADPAIGTIAAPNLTSGRGSRVTGFTDADFERAIRHGTTKTGRRLLIMPSNEYALLSDDDVGVIIAYIKTLPPVDRDEVPIQPGPLARALYAAGQMPWFPADKVTHTTDVVPAVAVDSTVEYGRYLAMGGCSGCHGPNFSGGKIQGAPPDWPPSANLTPTGLSKYDYAAFSKALTDGVRPDGSAINPMMPVQATKLMTPVEMTAVWKYLQSLPPAEFGVR; this is encoded by the coding sequence ATGCGTTTCCTGCGCATCATCGGCTTTGCCCTCAGCGGGCTGCTGTTGCTGGTGGCTGTCGCGGTGGCTGGTCTGTACGTCTGGACGAACAAGGAACTCAAGGCCACGGTCCCGGACCGGACCCACGCGTTCACGGCCCCAACCGGTGACTCGGCGGTCGCCCGCGGCGAGCACGTCACCAAGGCCCTCGCCAAGTGCGCGGACTGCCACGGCCAGGACTACGGCGGCCTGGTGATGGTGGCGGACCCTGCCATCGGCACGATCGCCGCGCCGAACCTCACGTCGGGCCGCGGCAGCCGCGTCACGGGCTTCACCGACGCGGACTTCGAACGGGCGATCCGGCACGGCACGACGAAGACCGGCCGGCGCCTGCTGATCATGCCGTCGAACGAGTACGCGCTGTTGTCGGACGATGACGTGGGCGTGATCATCGCCTACATCAAGACTCTCCCCCCGGTGGACCGCGACGAGGTCCCGATCCAACCCGGCCCCCTGGCTCGGGCCCTGTACGCGGCGGGACAGATGCCGTGGTTCCCGGCGGACAAGGTCACACACACGACGGACGTGGTCCCGGCGGTCGCGGTGGACTCGACGGTCGAGTACGGTCGTTACCTCGCGATGGGTGGCTGCTCGGGCTGCCACGGCCCGAACTTCAGCGGTGGCAAGATTCAGGGTGCACCGCCCGACTGGCCGCCGTCGGCAAACCTGACGCCGACCGGCCTGTCGAAGTACGACTATGCGGCCTTTTCCAAGGCACTCACCGACGGCGTGCGCCCCGACGGATCCGCCATCAATCCGATGATGCCGGTGCAGGCCACGAAGCTGATGACGCCCGTGGAAATGACAGCTGTATGGAAGTACTTGCAGTCGCTGCCGCCGGCCGAGTTCGGCGTGCGCTGA